GCTTCATAGCCCTCAAGTTCGCATACCGGCACATTATAGGCCTTTACCAGTTCCTTTATCCTGGGGATCTGGTCAATAAGTTCCTCGGGCGTTGGCTTCCTGTGGATCTTGTATTCCTCGTATTTTTCATGCCTGACAGTAGGGGCCGCCAGGTCGAAGACCACCGCCAGCATATCGGGCTGATTGTCTTTTATAAGTTTGTTGAACATGTTCACGAAACCGTATATGGCGTTAGTAGGCATGCCTTTGGACGTGCTAAGCTGCTGTATGGCATAGAAAGCCCTGTAACACAGCGAAGTACCGTCTATAAGGTAAATATTTTTGCTTTTCTTGTTCATTCTAAAAGATTTAATAGGGTCGGGTATATAAAATAAATTAATATAAGGATGGCGTGCTATATTTCTTTTATTCTATTTATCTAGCAGTTGATGTTCTGGGTCAATATCAGGGAACCCCTTTGGTGAGTCTTTAAGTGGCTATGAATATTATATATATAAACATATTTATGTCAAGCAAATAATTTTAAGCAGACCTTACTGGAACCTGTCGAGCTCTTCGCTTATCTGATCAAGCTGGGCCAGGATCCTTTCTTTATCGCACTCGCCGGAAACAAGTAGATTTTTAAGTTCTCCCGTGCGGCTTTTAAGCTTGTTCACTCTTTCGCGGCGCCTTTTCTGCTCTGAGGATAGCCTGGAAACAAGGTGATTTATAGAATCGGCGACATCCTGCAGCTCGTCCTTCTCCCTGAGCTTTAAGCTCTCTCCGTAATTCCCGGCGGCGATATGCCTGAGAAACCTCTTAATCCTGTAAATGGGACCGGCTATCCTGTTGGAAAGGATAAGTCCTATGAGAATGACCAGAGGGGTCAGCAAAAGCAGCCGGAGGAGCAAGACCATGTTGACCTTCTTGACGATATCAAGCAGAAGACCCTGAGGATAAACCGCTGCGAGCTTCTCCCCGAACATAACCCAGGTAGTAACATATACCATATACCCGGTGACGATGGCCGTAGAAAACATAAAAACAAGTATAAGGCTGATATACCTTATCTGGAACCTCCGTGCTATAAACAGCCTAGTTCTTTTCCTTATCGTAGACATCTGGCTTACTCCCCTTTCCCGGACAAGATCGCGCTCACTCTCCAGCGCTCTCGTGCCAGAACTCGATCTGGCGTCTTACGGTAACGCTTATCCGCTTTTTCTGATTATCTCTGATGGTCTGATAGAAACGCTTAAAAGGCATGTATCTGGTCCTCTCTCCGTCTATGCTGTAAATAAGGTCCCCCTTATTGATACCGGCTTTGTCAAACGGACCTCCGTCAACTACCGAAGAAACCACGATACCCCTTTTTTCCAGACGGAAGGTCGCTCCAGTTATCTTTTTGTCCCTGGCAAAGAGCGCTCTTGAGGAATTAAGGCGCAATGCTACCTCCCGTTCCACTGTCATCTTAACCTCTCCGGGCAAAAGAAGCATCTGGCCGACCTCCCTGGCGTCCATATGCCCGGTATTATCCGACCAGACCGAAACGATCCTGTCGCCTTTTTTCACGCTGGAGCTGATCTGCCCTGGAGCGTCGGACCGGACCTGCCGCACCACGACGAAACTCTTCCCGCCAGAGAGCACCAGCCCGAGTTCATTTAGAAGCCTTTCGGCAACGGAAAGATACTCACCGGTGCCGGCATGTTCGTTCTTGCGCTCTAAACCCTGCTCTACCTGCTCTCGGGTACGAGTTTCAAGAAGATTCCTCAGGTATTCGGTCTTTTCCCGTGCTTCACGCAGATCAGGATCAAGCTCAAGGACCTGTTTGTACGAATAATAGGCTCCAAGATACTGTCTTCTCTTGAACTGGTTCCTTGCCTTCTGCAAAAGAGCCTTTTTCTCCTCGCTGTAAACCGCCGAACGGATAGAGGATTTCATAATCGATCTTTCCCCTTCAGCGGTCGACAATATTATCCGGTCCTTATACTCGCTGATTATAAGACCTTTGAGCTTTTTGCCATTTTTAAGAATGACCGTATCGGAAAAGCACAGAACACAAAAGAACACGGCCATCAAGACAAGAGCTACCGGTAGGATCAGTCTATACTTCATTTATCTTTTCGGTTCATGCTACTACAAAGGTAGGATGGTAATCCTAACGTCCCGAGAACTCCATCCGACTGGATCAGCGCTTATCAACCCAAGAATATGATCGCCAGCAGTATGACGATAAGAACACCTGAGAATATGTAGAAATCGTTGAAATACAAGAAATCAGAAAGACGATCACCTAATGTTACGTTAAAAGCAGCCCTGTCGATGCCTCTGGCACGCTCCTTGGCGCTCCTCCTGGCATCGCTTACCTTTATTCGATCGGCATCCTTAACCCTGGAATAGATCTCAGACTGTATCGCGTCTATCTGGTCTTTCCTGAAACGCAGAAGTTCACCGCCTATCTTGTATGCGGTTATAACCTGCATCTCAACAAGAGAAGTTATCTTCTCCTCGCTGACGCCAAGGTAATCGGACAGCTCACGCAAGGTCATCATCTTTTCGGGCATATTACACCTTTACTTTCCCTTCAGAGATCCACTGGTCCACTTTCGACTTGTCGAACACCCAGTCGCTTCCCTCCTTGGCAGCCGGAAGCATGCCGCTATTGGCCCATTCATTGACC
The nucleotide sequence above comes from Candidatus Omnitrophota bacterium. Encoded proteins:
- a CDS encoding helix-turn-helix domain-containing protein, with translation MPEKMMTLRELSDYLGVSEEKITSLVEMQVITAYKIGGELLRFRKDQIDAIQSEIYSRVKDADRIKVSDARRSAKERARGIDRAAFNVTLGDRLSDFLYFNDFYIFSGVLIVILLAIIFLG
- a CDS encoding HAMP domain-containing protein; translated protein: MSTIRKRTRLFIARRFQIRYISLILVFMFSTAIVTGYMVYVTTWVMFGEKLAAVYPQGLLLDIVKKVNMVLLLRLLLLTPLVILIGLILSNRIAGPIYRIKRFLRHIAAGNYGESLKLREKDELQDVADSINHLVSRLSSEQKRRRERVNKLKSRTGELKNLLVSGECDKERILAQLDQISEELDRFQ
- a CDS encoding PDZ domain-containing protein, which translates into the protein MKYRLILPVALVLMAVFFCVLCFSDTVILKNGKKLKGLIISEYKDRIILSTAEGERSIMKSSIRSAVYSEEKKALLQKARNQFKRRQYLGAYYSYKQVLELDPDLREAREKTEYLRNLLETRTREQVEQGLERKNEHAGTGEYLSVAERLLNELGLVLSGGKSFVVVRQVRSDAPGQISSSVKKGDRIVSVWSDNTGHMDAREVGQMLLLPGEVKMTVEREVALRLNSSRALFARDKKITGATFRLEKRGIVVSSVVDGGPFDKAGINKGDLIYSIDGERTRYMPFKRFYQTIRDNQKKRISVTVRRQIEFWHESAGE